A genomic stretch from Actinomycetota bacterium includes:
- a CDS encoding HD domain-containing phosphohydrolase, giving the protein LSLAFMEEIEFYQEIHKQLKYRRGRYDGQGARDGLKKEELPIGARMIKVVSHYLEETVSGKSPHEIMEGLKDGAGQEFDPKIVDIFINLLEKEGKEV; this is encoded by the coding sequence TCTCTCGCTCGCCTTCATGGAGGAGATCGAATTCTATCAAGAGATCCACAAACAACTCAAATATAGACGGGGGCGCTATGACGGCCAGGGAGCAAGGGACGGCCTTAAAAAAGAGGAGCTTCCAATCGGGGCCAGGATGATCAAGGTCGTCTCCCACTACCTTGAGGAGACCGTTTCGGGTAAGAGTCCCCATGAGATCATGGAAGGCCTTAAGGATGGGGCCGGTCAGGAATTCGACCCTAAAATAGTCGATATTTTCATAAATTTACTTGAAAAAGAGGGAAAA